The Neptunomonas concharum genomic interval AATGCTAGGTTGTGAAGTGCCTCTGATTAAAGATTGGTTGGATGGCGGCTTTGATGTGGCAGAAGGTGAACTGGTATTACTTGAAAACGTTCGCTTTAATGCAGGCGAGAAAAAAGATAACGAAGCCTTGTCACAAAAAATGGCAACTTTATGTGATATCTATGTGATGGACGCCTTCGGTACGGCACATCGCGCTCAAGCTTCAACCCATGGTGTAGCACGCTTTGCAGAGGTTGCTTGTGCGGGGCCCTTATTGGCTAATGAATTAGATGCATTAGGTAAAGCGTTAGATAACCCAGCGAGACCGCTTGCAGCGATTGTTGGGGGTTCCAAAGTGTCGACTAAGCTGGAAGTATTGAACTCTTTATCAGACAAAGTTGATCAGCTCATTGTAGGTGGTGGGATCGCTAATACCTTCTTGGCGGCAGCTGGCAAACCGGTTGGTAAATCGCTTTGTGAACATGATCTCATTCCTGTTGCCCAAGAGTTGATGAAGAGAGTCAATATTCCTCTGCCGGTTGATGTGGCCGTGGCGACAGAGTTTGCGGAGACCGCAGAAGCTACTGTCAAGCTGGTAGATGATGTTACTGAAGATGACATGATTCTAGATATAGGGCCTCAATCAGCACAAAATTTAGCAGCCTTATTAAAAAGCGCAGGCACCATCATTTGGAATGGTCCTGTGGGTGTTTTTGAGTTTGATCAGTTTGGTAACGGCACCAAAGTATTGTCATTGGCGATTGCGGAAAGTGAAGGCTTTTCCATCGCCGGTGGTGGTGATACGCTGGCGGCTGTTGATAAATATGGCATTGCCGCTCAGGTATCCTATATCTCGACAGGTGGTGGCGCCTTTTTAGAGTTTGTAGAAGGCAAGGTTTTACCTGCAGTAGCGATTTTAGAGACCCGCGCGGCTCAGTAATCGAGTGCTCGTTGAGCGACAATCATTTTTTAAAATAGGTGAACAAGCATGGCTTTAATTTCAATGCGTCAGCTGCTGGATCACGCGGCGGAAAACGGATATGGCATTCCTGCATTCAATGTAAATAACCTTGAGCAGATGCGTGCCATCATGGAAGCGGCTGATAAGACCGACTCCCCAGTGATCGTTCAGGCTTCTGCCGGTGCCCGAAAATATGCAGGCTCAAATTTCCTGCGTCATATGATTTTGGCGGCAACGGCTGAGTTTCCGCATATTCCTGTATGTATGCATCAGGATCACGGTACATCTCCGGCGATCTGCCAGCGCTCAATCGCCATGGGCTTTTCATCCGTCATGATGGATGGTTCTTTGATGAGTGATGGTAAAACACCATCAAGCTACGAGTACAATGTTGATGTGACTCGTCGCACTGTTGAAATGGCACATGCGTGTGGTGTTTCTGTTGAGGGTGAGCTAGGCTGCTTAGGCTCATTGGAAACAGGGCAGGCTGGTGAAGAAGATGGTGTCGGTGCTGAAGGTATTTTGTCCCACGATCAGATGCTAACAGACCCTGATGAAGCGGCTGACTTTGTCAGCAAAACCAATGTGGATGCTCTAGCGATCGCTTGTGGAACATCCCACGGGGCCTATAAATTTACACGTCCGCCGACAGGGGATATTCTGGCCATCGACCGTATTCGTGCAATTCATGAGCGTTTACCTAATACGCACTTGGTTATGCATGGCTCTTCTTCTGTACCGCAGGAGTGGTTGGCGATCATTAACGAATTTGGCGGAGAGATCCCAGAAACCTACGGCGTGCCAGTTGAGCAAATTGTAGAAGGGATCAAATATGGCGTTCGTAAAGTCAATATCGATACCGACTTGCGTTTAGCATCAACGGGTGCGATTCGCCGCTTTTTGGCAGAAAACCCGTCTGAATTTGATCCGCGTAAATATTTGAAGAAGACGATAGATGCAATGAGCGAGATTTGTATTGCTCGCTATGAAGCCTTTGGCACAGCAGGTCAGGCTTCTAAAATTACGTCTATCTCTTTAGAGAATATGGCGGCAGCCTATGAAGCGGGCAAGCTGGATGCAAAGATTGCTTAATCTTTGAGAAATACTGAAAAGCCGCCGCTTTTTGGCGGCTTTTTTGATGGTACTTTTTTATTAATGATGAATGCCTGAGCAGAGAGATCTAAATGGCCCTGATTGTATCCACGTGGATAAAGTT includes:
- a CDS encoding phosphoglycerate kinase is translated as MSVLKMTDLDLSGKRVLIREDLNVPVKDGRVTSDARIRASLPTIELAMKAGAKVMVMSHLGRPTEGEYEEQYSLAPVAAHLSEMLGCEVPLIKDWLDGGFDVAEGELVLLENVRFNAGEKKDNEALSQKMATLCDIYVMDAFGTAHRAQASTHGVARFAEVACAGPLLANELDALGKALDNPARPLAAIVGGSKVSTKLEVLNSLSDKVDQLIVGGGIANTFLAAAGKPVGKSLCEHDLIPVAQELMKRVNIPLPVDVAVATEFAETAEATVKLVDDVTEDDMILDIGPQSAQNLAALLKSAGTIIWNGPVGVFEFDQFGNGTKVLSLAIAESEGFSIAGGGDTLAAVDKYGIAAQVSYISTGGGAFLEFVEGKVLPAVAILETRAAQ
- the fba gene encoding class II fructose-bisphosphate aldolase (catalyzes the reversible aldol condensation of dihydroxyacetonephosphate and glyceraldehyde 3-phosphate in the Calvin cycle, glycolysis, and/or gluconeogenesis), encoding MALISMRQLLDHAAENGYGIPAFNVNNLEQMRAIMEAADKTDSPVIVQASAGARKYAGSNFLRHMILAATAEFPHIPVCMHQDHGTSPAICQRSIAMGFSSVMMDGSLMSDGKTPSSYEYNVDVTRRTVEMAHACGVSVEGELGCLGSLETGQAGEEDGVGAEGILSHDQMLTDPDEAADFVSKTNVDALAIACGTSHGAYKFTRPPTGDILAIDRIRAIHERLPNTHLVMHGSSSVPQEWLAIINEFGGEIPETYGVPVEQIVEGIKYGVRKVNIDTDLRLASTGAIRRFLAENPSEFDPRKYLKKTIDAMSEICIARYEAFGTAGQASKITSISLENMAAAYEAGKLDAKIA